One Panicum virgatum strain AP13 chromosome 3N, P.virgatum_v5, whole genome shotgun sequence DNA segment encodes these proteins:
- the LOC120664239 gene encoding pentatricopeptide repeat-containing protein At3g05340-like, whose translation MRDAWSPLRSYPHLSGLLARCGRAGDLRLGTALHAVVAKNPAHFHLHPSRADLRYVLGAWNSLVAMYARCGRCGDAARVFDEMRVRDSVSWNSLLAAASNSASEALALLRRMLRAAPGAGACDHATLTTVLSACAGAASLAVAAVHGLAVSSGLHAGVSVGNALVTAYFECGSPALARWVFGAMAERNVITWTAMVSGMARAERYRESLSLFRQMRLAVDANSATYLSSLLACAGSLAAREGQQIHGLVVKAGFETDLHVESGLMDVYSKCGLMEDALRVFRSCQDPDEVFLTVILAGYAQNGLEEKAFELFVEMVGAGVVVDANMVSSVLGAFGVSAPFALGKQIHALIIKKCFEGNTYVCNGLINMYSKCGELQESIKVFGGMPSKNTISWNSIIAAFSRHGHGSEVFRLFESMKVDGAKPTDVTFLSILHGCSHVGSAKKGLELLNSMSSQYGIHPRVEHYACVVDMLGRAGLLYDAKAFIEDGPFKDNTLLWQALMGACSFHKNSEVGKYAAEKLLLFDPDCTAAYVLLSNIYSSEGRWDDRARIMKRMREMGLRKDTGQSCIELHKEVRSFVARKTSHHDSAGVNNVLQRLSTTSSDQDDLVESNAS comes from the coding sequence ATGAGAGATGCGTGGTCCCCGCTCCGCAGCTACCCCCACCTCAGCGGCCTCCTCGCCCGCTGCGGCCGCGCCGGGGACCTCCGCCTCGGCACCGCGCTCCACGCCGTCGTCGCCAAGAACCCCGCCCACTTCCACCTCCACCCTAGCCGCGCCGACCTCCGGTACGTGCTCGGCGCATGGAACTCCCTCGTCGCCATGTACGCCCGCTGCGGCCGCTGCGGGGACGCCGCCAGGGTGTTCGACGAAATGCGCGTCCGGGACTCCGTGTCCTGGAActcgctcctcgccgccgcctccaactCCGCCTCGGAAGCGCTCGCTCTGCTCAGGCGGATGCTGCGTGCGGCCCCGGGCGCCGGTGCGTGCGACCACGCCACTCTCACCACCGTCCTATCTGCGTGTGCGGGCGCCGCGTCGCTTGCAGTTGCAGCTGTGCATGGGCTGGCGGTGTCGTCCGGGCTCCATGCGGGGGTGTCTGTGGGGAACGCGCTGGTGACCGCCTACTTCGAGTGCGGCTCCCCTGCCTTGGCGCGGTGGGTGTTTGGCGCGATGGCGGAGAGGAACGTCATCACGTGGACGGCGATGGTCTCCGGGATGGCCCGGGCGGAGAGGTACAGGGAGAGTCTCTCTCTGTTCCGGCAGATGAGGCTTGCGGTGGACGCCAATAGTGCTACATACTTGAGCTCCCTGTTGGCTTGTGCTGGATCTCTTGCAGCCAGAGAAGGGCAGCAGATTCATGGGCTTGTTGTCAAGGCAGGGTTTGAGACTGACCTTCATGTCGAGAGTGGGCTCATGGACGTGTACTCCAAATGCGGGTTGATGGAGGATGCCCTGAGGGTGTTCCGCTCTTGTCAGGACCCTGATGAAGTTTTCTTGACTGTGATTCTTGCTGGATATGCTCAAAATGGGCTGGAGGAGAAGGCATTCGAATTGTTTGTTGAGATGGTCGGCGCGGGAGTTGTCGTTGATgcaaacatggtttcttcaGTTCTGGGGGCCTTTGGTGTTTCTGCACCATTTGCTCTTGGGAAGCAGATCCACGCATTGATCATCAAGAAATGCTTCGAAGGGAACACCTATGTCTGCAATGGTCTGATAAATATGTATTCCAAATGCGGTGAACTACAGGAGTCTATCAAAGTGTTTGGTGGAATGCCAAGTAAGAATACAATTTCATGGAACTCTATCATTGCAGCCTTTTCCCGGCATGGCCATGGTTCCGAGGTTTTTCGGTTGTTTGAGTCCATGAAAGTGGATGGTGCCAAGCCCACTGATGTTACATTCTTATCAATACTCCATGGATGCAGCCATGTTGGATCAGCCAAGAAGGGCCTCGAGTTACTGAATTCCATGTCATCACAATACGGAATTCATCCAAGAGTGGAGCATTATGCTTGTGTTGTTGACATGCTTGGCCGAGCCGGTCTGTTATACGATGCGAAAGCATTCATAGAAGATGGACCCTTCAAGGACAACACTCTTCTTTGGCAGGCCTTAATGGGAGCTTGTAGCTTTCACAAGAACTCAGAGGTTGGGAAATATGCCGCAGAGAAGTTGCTTCTCTTTGACCCTGACTGCACTGCTGCTTATGTCTTGTTATCAAACATCTACTCATCTGAGGGCAGATGGGATGACAGAGCCAGAATCATGAAGAGGATGAGAGAAATGGGCTTGAGGAAGGATACTGGCCAGAGCTGTATTGAGCTCCACAAGGAGGTCCGATCTTTTGTTGCCAGGAAAACGTCTCACCATGATTCTGCTGGTGTCAATAATGTGCTGCAGCGGTTATCTACAACCTCCAGTGATCAAGATGATCTGGTTGAGAGCAATGCTTCATGA
- the LOC120667521 gene encoding uncharacterized protein LOC120667521 → MAVKISLFTADLLRAAAACKPFLCAARSAPFLRRFRRRHPSSCPHLLGCVILIPNRLPISPPLSSSSSSSSSSSSAASAANGCGGDFALSFLPGGGWLGRGPATWEHLDCRNGRVLLKNKGSQELAVADPVSRRCVSLPTPPAGRAVGYGLFTDHGDSSEFRVVCVSRDTASGELRALFLSSGELAWADVAGVECQTDLAAGSRAMQANRSLYWRLDGGERMVAFSTASMEFSVLDLPPDLRELSFDAVDRGEEEDVNVLHLVTMRGFRIELWAGTVDGDGGIAWRRVEKSVRFHKVPTEMINPSVDSYQHELDVIGVAAGVLFLRQWNHLFSIDLETMRLKMLPNEDCAEALIYPYTIAWPPSFLNQQDKAGN, encoded by the exons Atgg CCGtcaaaatatcactattcactgccgacctcctccgcgccgccgccgcctgcaagcCCTTCCTCTGCGCCGCACGCAGCGCGCCGTTTCTCcgccgcttccgccgccgccacccgtccTCCTGCCCGCACCTCCTCGGATGCGTCATCCTCATCCCCAACCGCCTCCCCATCTCTCCcccattatcatcatcatcatcatcatcatcatcatcctcgtccgcGGCTTCGGCTGCCaacggctgcggcggcgacttCGCCCTGTCCTTCCTCCCGGGCGGCGGCTGGCTGGGCCGGGGCCCCGCCACGTGGGAGCACCTGGACTGCCGGAATGGCCGCGTCCTCCTCAAGAACAAGGGGTCCCaggagctcgccgtcgcggaCCCGGTCTCCCGCCGGTGCGTCTCCCTCCCGACGCCCCCCGCCGGGCGCGCCGTTGGTTACGGCCTCTTCACCGACCACGGCGACTCCTCGGAGTTCCGCGTGGTCTGCGTCTCGCGGGACACCGCCTCAGGCGAGCTGCGTGCGCTGTTCCTgtcctccggcgagctcgcctgGGCCGACGTCGCCGGCGTCGAGTGCCAGACCGATCTCGCCGCCGGTTCCCGTGCGATGCAGGCAAACCGTTCGCTTTACTGGAGACTCGACGGCGGGGAGCGCATGGTGGCCTTCAGCACGGCGTCCATGGAGTTCTCGGTCCTGGACCTCCCGCCTGACTTGCGGGAGCTCAGCTTCGATGCTGTTGACAGGGGGGAAGAGGAGGATGTCAATGTGCTCCATCTGGTCACCATGAGGGGCTTCCGCATTGAGCTGTGGGCTGGCACGGTGGACGGTGACGGTGGGATAGCGTGGAGGCGGGTGGAGAAGTCGGTGAGGTTCCACAAGGTGCCGACGGAGATGATCAATCCTTCGGTGGATTCGTACCAGCACGAGCTGGATGTCATCGGAGTGGCTGCTGGCGTTCTGTTCTTGCGGCAGTGGAATCATCTATTCTCCATTGATCTTGAAACCATGAGGCTCAAGATGTTGCCCAATGAGGATTGCGCGGAGGCACTGATCTATCCTTACACGATCGCATGGCCGCCTTCTTTCTTGAATCAGCAGGACAAGGCGGGGAACTAG
- the LOC120664242 gene encoding uncharacterized protein LOC120664242: MSDDLGRRSVRSHRRTERREGEMSAAAGGLRRLLAAAATAGATEARAAIFGHALNPTGKRAATKLLRKKMVGDQVAQWYPYDIKRDDPLVMAREEKERLSKLEMLKRRGKGPPKKGQGRRAVKRSK, from the exons ATGTCGGACGATCTGGGCCGTCGGTCCGTCAGATCACACCGACGGACAGAGAGACGAGAGGGAGAAATgagtgcggcggcgggcgggctgcGTCgcctcctggcggcggcggcgacggcgggggccACGGAGGCGCGGGCGGCCATCTTCGGCCACGCGCTGAACCCGACGGGGAAGCGCGCGGCCACGAAGCTGCTGCGGAAGAAGATGGTCGGCGACCAGGTCGCGCAGTGGTACCCCTACGACATCAAGCGCGACGACCCGCTCGTCATGGCGCGCGAGGAGAAGGA GCGTCTCTCCAAGCTGGAAATGTTAAAACGTCGTGGCAAGGGTCCGCCCAAGAAGGGCCAGGGCAGGCGTGCGGTCAAGAGAAGCAAATAA